The window GCTTCGGCAAGGCTCCGACGTCTCGAACCTCTCGTATCGCCGCAGAGTGGTCGATCTGCCCGAGAACACGCAGCTCCACGGGACTCTCACCGTGGACAGCGACGGCAGAACCATGTACCTGAGCGTTCAACGGGGCGACACGTGGGCCCTGTTGGCTCTGGATACGGAACAAGGCCACTTTCGGACGATTCGGGAGGTGGAGTTTCGCGTGGGGCACTGTCAGGCTCATCCGACGATCTCCGGCCTGATCATGTACTGCTGGGAAACGGGGGGCGACTCGCCGCAGCGGATGTGGATCGTCCGCGCCGACGGCTCGGACAACGGCCCCTTCTACGAGGAGACGTATGACGAGTGGGTCACGCACGAGGTGTGGTGGGGAGCCGACAAGGCGCTGTTCACCATCTGGCCGAAGAATGAGGAGATGCTCGGCAAGCCGCACGGCATCGCCTGGGTCGCGCTTGGCGATCGGTCGCTTCACATCCTGGACCAGAAGAAGTACTGGCACGTGGGCGGCGACGCGGCGGGCGAATGGGCGGTGGGCGACACGTTCGGCGGGCAGCTCTTTCTGGTGCACGCCCCGACGGGCCAGGCCAGACTTCTGACGCAGGGACATCGGCCCAAGGGCGCCACGGTCCATCCCCATCCGTGCTTCTCCCCGGACGGATCCAGCGTGCTGTTTTGTTCGGAAAGGAACGGCAATTGGGATGTGTGCCTTGTCCGTGTGAAGAACTGAACGCGCCGGGCGGATCAGCCGGCTGAGGCGCACTGGATCATGGTGATTGTCGGCGGCAGTTCAGGACTCGGGTTTTCTGGCCGTGACGTAATAACCACAGGACTCCAGCGACCAGTTTCGATCCAACATGTCTATAAGCGGTGTGATCCACTGCCCCAAAGACCACAGGACCAGAAGAGGGATCCGTATCAGCCACCGGATCGGTCTGGGTCCGCGAAGGAAGCGCATGCTGAAGTAGTTGGCCTTGAGAACCCACGTGGTGGCAAACCCGCACTGAGGCTCTACGAC of the Anaerobaca lacustris genome contains:
- a CDS encoding oligogalacturonate lyase family protein, giving the protein MTDGFRTACVSIFLALALSTWACGDQEASEGVGVGRRFPPERTTYVDSVTGAEVTMLTTSPARDDKIYQTHPNWTADGEHIVFLSDRTGSKQYFAVSTRTGAITQLTDDSGPGNACLSRTKNRMFYSCGRAIWDLDVDAVLRQGSDVSNLSYRRRVVDLPENTQLHGTLTVDSDGRTMYLSVQRGDTWALLALDTEQGHFRTIREVEFRVGHCQAHPTISGLIMYCWETGGDSPQRMWIVRADGSDNGPFYEETYDEWVTHEVWWGADKALFTIWPKNEEMLGKPHGIAWVALGDRSLHILDQKKYWHVGGDAAGEWAVGDTFGGQLFLVHAPTGQARLLTQGHRPKGATVHPHPCFSPDGSSVLFCSERNGNWDVCLVRVKN